A genomic stretch from Natronincola ferrireducens includes:
- a CDS encoding TIGR04283 family arsenosugar biosynthesis glycosyltransferase, whose amino-acid sequence MISIIIPVLNEEKNIYHLLKELHTLKGDKEIIVADGGSEDQTREIASKYATVISSGKGRGLQMNKGASIARGEGLWFLHSDSVIVGDAIQQIENTIKEGYIGGGFSLYFHDYPTAFMKFVSITSNWRAKYLGLYYGDQGIFIKKEVFHHIGGYPEIAIMEDWEIGKKLREIGKMKMLQSPIGTSGRRFKQGGQLKTLLLMHKIKVLYTLGVAPAKLVKIYREAR is encoded by the coding sequence TGTTAAATGAAGAAAAAAATATTTATCACCTTCTAAAGGAACTGCACACTTTAAAGGGGGATAAGGAAATAATTGTTGCAGATGGGGGTAGTGAAGATCAAACAAGGGAGATTGCCTCAAAGTATGCTACGGTTATTTCCAGTGGTAAAGGAAGAGGACTCCAAATGAATAAAGGGGCCAGTATAGCTAGGGGAGAGGGGTTGTGGTTTCTTCATTCAGATAGTGTTATAGTCGGTGACGCCATCCAGCAGATCGAAAATACTATTAAGGAAGGCTATATCGGTGGAGGATTTTCTCTGTATTTTCATGACTACCCCACTGCTTTTATGAAATTTGTATCCATTACTTCAAATTGGCGAGCTAAATATTTAGGCTTATATTATGGGGATCAAGGAATATTTATTAAAAAAGAGGTTTTTCACCATATAGGAGGATATCCTGAAATTGCCATTATGGAGGATTGGGAGATAGGAAAAAAATTAAGGGAAATTGGGAAAATGAAGATGCTACAAAGCCCCATAGGAACTTCTGGCAGAAGATTTAAGCAGGGGGGGCAATTAAAAACCCTTCTATTGATGCATAAAATCAAAGTGTTGTATACTTTAGGGGTGGCCCCTGCTAAGCTAGTGAAAATATATAGGGAGGCTAGATAA